Proteins from one Cryptomeria japonica chromosome 4, Sugi_1.0, whole genome shotgun sequence genomic window:
- the LOC131875266 gene encoding disease resistance protein RPV1-like — protein MVPELMQCRSPPRVYVVHLKERFEAQLVKKVVNDIIKTLDRVPLEVAKYPVGLETVKKAVIQKLHLDSAQTVIKVGIWGIGGIGKTTVAKAVYNEVYGSFNATSFVFNVRSTSLTKLQGQILKDLINYEKEPPCVEEGKFLLRHRLRGIRILVILDDVDDRVQLDALAGLWLSRGSRLIITSRDKHILNAAQISLEYIFQISGLQKTEGLQLFCWHAFLKPSPIPSYEDLSKRIVEACKGHPLSLEVIGAFLYGKQNDTDIECWKETLDNIAINRDIFKTLKISYSGLSAEEREIFLDVACFFIGEGTTNPILFWKFMYKNVHTTITNLSMKLLIKIDEKGVFDMHDLVRDMGRIIAEKGKTRQWQMTQSSSLVDIVSNINKSGLHLYKCYPGWRKMLCTPSLRYLHLEHVQIEDNMESFHANLRWLRVDSCSISSTKHSSNLFKEANLALKKKCTSVVRSKSQLRILDITDCSSLEKLPDTIGNLTELQSLKLCRFQMLTRIPNTIANLSQLLYLNLTYCENLSYLPETIGNLSQLQYLNLTYCKNLSHLPDTIGNLLQLHIGKLSQLKQLSLSWCERLQSLPESISNLSKLERLDLLSCSSAWKSIPFAFLIQPKLTLLGLPLRLEERRRFLTENQDQIMQRIARDSSQVFGKFMARFREIADNESRK, from the exons CTTCGAAGCTCAGTTGGTGAAGAAGGTGGTGAACGACATAATCAAGACACTGGACAGGGTACCCTTAGAAGTTGCGAAATACCCAGTGGGATTGGAAACCGTGAAAAAGGCTGTCATTCAGAAATTGCATCTCGATTCAGCCCAAACAGTGATTAAAGTTGGAATATGGGGAATAGGTGGTATTGGCAAGACCACCGTTGCAAAGGCCGTGTACAATGAAGTCTATGGTAGTTTCAATGCTACTTCCTTTGTATTTAATGTCCGCTCCACTAGCCTTACAAAATTGCAGGGACAAATTCTCAAAGATTTGATCAACTATGAGAAAGAACCACCATGTGTTGAAGAGGGCAAATTTTTATTGAGACATCGTTTGCGAGGAATACGTATTCTTGTCATTTTGGATGACGTGGATGATCGCGTGCAATTAGATGCCTTAGCTGGGCTTTGGCTGTCCCGTGGCAGCCGGTTAATCATAACTTCTAGAGATAAACACATTCTCAATGCTGCTCAGATCTCATTGGAATACATTTTCCAGATAAGCGGATTGCAGAAAACTGAAGGTCTCCAGTTGTTTTGTTGGCATGCCTTCCTCAAACCTTCCCCAATTCCCAGCTACGAAGATCTCTCCAAAAGAATAGTGGAGGCTTGCAAGGGCCATCCTCTCTCCCTGGAAGTTATTGGGGCCTTCTTATATGGTAAGCAAAATGACACAGATATTGAGTGCTGGAAAGAAACTCTTGACAACATTGCAATCAATAGGGACATTTTTAAAACACTCAAGATCAGTTATAGTGGTCTTAGTGCTGAGGAAAGAGAAATATTTTTGGATGTCGCTTGCTTTTTCATTGGGGAAGGCACAACTAATCCCATTCTTTTCTGGAAATTCATGTACAAGAATGTGCACACAACTATCACTAATCTTTCAATGAAGCTGCTTATAAAAATAGACGAGAAAGGTGTGTTTGATATGCATGACCTCGTCCGGGATATGGGTAGAATCATTGCCGAAAAAGGTAAAACTCGGCAATGGCAGATGACCCAGTCGAGCAGCTTAGTCGACATTGTTAGCAATATCAATAAGTCTGGCCTTCATCTCTATAAATGTTATCCAGGATGGCGTAAAATGTTGTGCACACCTAGTCTTCGCTATCTTCATTTGGAGCATGTGCAAATAGAAGATAACATGGAAAGTTTTCATGCAAATTTGAGATGGCTAAGGGTAGATTCTTGCTCTATTTCAAGTACGAAACATAGCTCAAATTTATTCAAGGAGGCAAATTTAGCACTAAAGAAGAAATGCACATCTGTTGTGCGAAGCAAATCGCAATTGAGGATCTTGGACATCACTGATTGCAGTTCCTTAGAAAAGCTCCCTGACACTATTGGTAATTTGACAGAGTTGCAGTCCTTGAAATTGTGTAGATTTCAGATGTTGACACGTATCCCTAACACCATCGCCAACCTCTCACAACTGCTATACTTGAATTTGACTTACTGTGAAAATTTAAGTTACCTTCCTGAAACCATTGGTAATTTGTCACAGCTCCAGTACTTGAATTTGACTTACTGTAAAAATTTAAGTCACCTTCCTGACACCATTGGTAATTTGTTACAGCTGCA CATTGGCAAGCTATCGCAGTTGAAGCAATTAAGTCTGAGCTGGTGCGAAAGATTGCAGAGCCTTCCTGAAAGCATTAGCAACTTGTCAAAGCTGGAAAGGTTGGATTTGCTGAGTTGTAGTTCTGCATGGAAGTCAATTCCTTTTGCCTTTTTGATCCAGCCAAAACTAACCCTTTTAGGATTACCTCTCCGGCTGGAAGAGCGTCGGAGATTTTTAACGGAGAATCAAGATCAAATAATGCAGCGGATAGCACGAGATTCTAGTCAAGTTTTTGGAAAATTCATGGCGCGATTTAGGGAAATCGCAGACAATGAAAGTCGTAAGTAA